In Natator depressus isolate rNatDep1 chromosome 9, rNatDep2.hap1, whole genome shotgun sequence, a single genomic region encodes these proteins:
- the LOC141993304 gene encoding rho-related GTP-binding protein RhoG-like, whose translation MQTIKCVVVGDGAVGKTCLLISYTTNAFPEEYIPTVFDNYSAQMTVDGRTVSLNLWDTAGQEEYDRLRTLSYPQTNVFVICFSIGSPSSYANVRHKWHPEVSHHCPNVPILLVGTKRDLRSDVETVKKLKEQSLAPTTPQQGTSLAKQIGAVKYLECSALNQEGVREVFAEAVRAVLYPVAKKNTKKCVLL comes from the coding sequence ATGCAGACAATAAAGTGTGTAGTTGTTGGAGATGGTGCAGTGGGAAAGACCTGTCTTCTCATCAGCTACACCACCAATGCCTTTCCAGAGGAGTACATACCCACTGTGTTTGACAACTATAGTGCTCAGATGACTGTGGATGGCCGGACAGTTAGTCTAAATCTCTGGGACACTGCAGGCCAGGAGGAATATGACCGTCTACGTACCCTCTCATACCCTCAAACCAATGTATTTGTCATCTGTTTTTCCATTGGAAGTCCCTCCTCTTATGCAAATGTTCGGCACAAATGGCACCCTGAAGTCTCTCACCACTGTCCTAATGTTCCAATCCTTTTAGTTGGCACCAAAAGGGACTTACGAAGTGATGTGGAAACCGTTAAAAAGCTGAAGGAGCAAAGCTTGGCTCCCACTACCCCACAACAGGGAACTTCACTGGCCAAACAGATTGGAGCAGTAAAATATTTGGAATGCTCAGCTCTGAACCAGGAGGGGGTTCGAGAGGTGTTTGCTGAAGCTGTGCGTGCAGTTTTGTACCCAGTggcaaagaaaaacacaaaaaagtgTGTCCTGTTGTAG